From the genome of Candidatus Sulfotelmatobacter sp.:
CAACGGGGTCGGATCGCGCAGCAGCTCCTCCAGCACGGTCTGCGACGCGAACCACCCCGGAATCGAAAGAGCGAAGGTGAGCACCACGATGCGCGCCGACAGCCGCAGCAGGTGTCCGGGACGATCGGCGCCGAGCAGTACCTTCGCCATGCGATTCGCGGCCGGCGTGGCCACGCTCAGCACCGAGAGGCCGGCCGCGCAGGCGCACAGCAGCACGAGGGCCGCGCGAGCCGTCAGAGGCAACCCGCTCCTCCATAGATCCACCCCCAGCAGGATGCCGCCGGCGAAGCCAAGGCCGGGAATCACCCAACCGAGCGCGTAGTAGAGCTCGCGCCACTGCGGATCCACGTCGGCGACGTTCGCGGCCACGAACACGCCGGCCAGCGCCGCGAGCAGCGCCAGCTCCTGCTGGCCCAGGAGCAAGCCGCCGGCCCCGAACACCACCAGGATACCGAGCCAGGAAAGCAGCGCGACGCGCGTGCTGGGGACGTGGGCGTGAAGTGGCGGCGTGAACGGGTCGGGCCAGGTACCGGGTTCCGTCCCCGGCGCCGCCTCGGGCGGCGTTTGATTCGGCTCGTCCATTCGCGGCAGCATAGCGACGAGGCCCGTTCAACGTCCATGGAGTGCGCGTGATCGTGACCATTCTCTATTTCGCGCAGGCGCGCGAGCGCTCGGGAGTTCCGAGCGAATCGCTCGAGCTGCGCGACGGCAGCGCGCTCTCCGCGGCGATCGCGGCGATACGCGCGCGGCATCCTGGCCTCGACGCCCTGTGGGACCACTTGGCGGTGGCGGTGGATGGCGTGCTCGCGCCCGCCGACGCGCCGCTCCGCGACGGCGCGGAGATCGCGCTGCTGCCGCCGGTGAGCGGAGGGTGATCGTGCCGGGGATCAAGCTGCGCTGCGAGCCTCTCACTCCCGATCGCTGGGACGATCTCGTCGAGCTGTTCGGGCCGCGGGGCGCGTGCGCGGGTTGCTGGTGCATGTGGCCGCGGCGCACGACCGGCGAGGGCAAGACCTCCGGCGAGCCCAATCGACGAGCATTTCGGAAGCTCGTCATGGATGGGCCGCCGCCCGGATTGCTCGGCTACCGGGACGGCGAGCCGATCGGCTGGGTGGC
Proteins encoded in this window:
- a CDS encoding MoaD/ThiS family protein, whose translation is MIVTILYFAQARERSGVPSESLELRDGSALSAAIAAIRARHPGLDALWDHLAVAVDGVLAPADAPLRDGAEIALLPPVSGG
- a CDS encoding CPBP family intramembrane glutamic endopeptidase, with protein sequence MDEPNQTPPEAAPGTEPGTWPDPFTPPLHAHVPSTRVALLSWLGILVVFGAGGLLLGQQELALLAALAGVFVAANVADVDPQWRELYYALGWVIPGLGFAGGILLGVDLWRSGLPLTARAALVLLCACAAGLSVLSVATPAANRMAKVLLGADRPGHLLRLSARIVVLTFALSIPGWFASQTVLEELLRDPTPLLERAGLGGGLIGYVLLAFAGVGWLVRRDLRESAARLGLRWPRAADIVAAAIAVGMLSALNVGSEWFQQRYFPDSWKLDHRMTEAMASGMRPWTIVLLGFSAGIGEEITMRGALQPKLGIVLTAACFAALHVQYSWFGMIVIFALGILLGVVRKRTSTTAAMIAHGVYDMLAALMP